The region tttaaaaaaaaataaaaaaataaaaaaaataaattggataaaCAAAGGTAATGATATCTTCAAAATCACTAACTCATATTTTCTTTCCAGATGATCAAACAATGGAAAATCtcattttatgttaaatattttaaatataatgtccattacttttttttaatgagagaaagagagagagtgagagagagagagagagagaattttaatatttattttttagttttaggcggatacaacatctttgtttgtatgtggtgctgaggatcgaacctgggccgcacgcatgccaggggagcgcgctaccgcttgagccacatccccagccctgtccattACTTTTAATGTCCATCACTTCTTCAAAGATTTTCCTTCAACAAAAAAGGATGACTTAAAAATGTTAACTAAATTTGCTTTTCATGGGTAGCCTAAACTAAAAATGGGTAattcaaatttaatataaatattattattatattatattataattatattttaattataatataatataattatatttataattatattataattatattttaattataatataatataattatatttataattatattatattataattaatataaatgtgATAAACATTATAAATGTGATTTCCATAGATTATTGCTCAATGGAGAGTTTAACATTGCTTTATTTCTGGTCTCCACTAAAAGCAAGATAATGAAAAGTTTCCACCAGGTTTGAGGCCCCTCAGTGTCTACAGCCTGAACTTCTGATCACTGGGATCGTGCCAGTGCGAGGAGGAAGCCTCTGAGCCAGCTGTGGTGGCCTCCATCCACCCCAGCCCTACAGCCTTCACTACCCAAGCTAAGAAATTTGTATGTACAAATTTTCCATTCAACTTGCTCTGCCTGTCAGCCCTCCCACCTGTCAGCCCTCCCACCTGTCAGCCCTCCCACCTGTCAGCCTTCCTGGCATCTGATCTCACACAGCCCCTCGAGGGCCCGCCCCTTAACTCCCTCTGAGAAGTCACTGGGTCTGCGGGGGTGGTCAGAATTCATGTGCCCTTCTCTCTTGGTGATCTCTCCTAAATTGAGGATCGCCTAGGGTCCTTTACCTGCAACCCTGCCCCCTATACCCAGGAGTTACCATACACAATACCAGCCTCCCCTTTCATGAGATGCACTTGGTCCTCCCAGAGGAGCGGGATGAGTCTGGGAACCAGCCTGCAGCTATGCTGACAGAGTCACACACCACCCCATCACCCTATTGGCACAGAGTCAGTCCTGACAGAGATCCCATTGGGATCACAGTGCCCCTGGGGCCAGACAAGAAGGGACCAATTCATCACCTGCCTACTGACAGGTTTAAAAGGGGCAGCTCATAAAGCCATCAATCATAATAAACTCCAAGAAGTCACTCAGAATAAACCCCTCTTCCTGTCTAAACCGCCTGGCTCAGGTCCTTCTCCCACACATCTTCTTCTCCCAAAGTTTCCaagacattaaatttaaaaggttgGAGCGAGGTCCCCTCACCCCACAGGCTCAAGTGCTTGAGGTGGCCTTCAACGTGTACAAGGGCAGAGATGGAGAGGCCCTCAAGACTAAATATCAAACGCTAGCCAAAGAACCTCGACAATCTGCTGCTACAGGACTACCCCCGGAACATGCTACAGGTGTGGTCAGTCATGTCATTGAGTCAGACTCTGCCCTAATCCTCACCAACCTCCTGGTCCCTGTCCTAAATGCCATCAGGCAGGCCACGGGGCTGTTGATTGCCCTCTTGCCCAGAGAGGCCAGAGGTCACACAGCCCCACCACCCCACAGGCAGGCTTTCTGGGACTAGCTCCGGGGACTGACAGGCCTAGGATCCCAGCACTGGACAGCCACCATCACAGCTCGGGAACCAGGGTGACACTGTAGGAGCAGGTACGCCCATCTCTTTCCTTTTGGACACCAGGGCTACATTCTCAGTACTTGTCCACTTTGGGGGACCCAACTCTACCTCCATGACCTCCATTGTCAGGGTGGAAGGCAAACACACCACCACTAAGAACCCCCCTCTTACATGCTCCATTCATGAGACCcttcctcccattctctccccttGCTAGGTAGAGATCTCTTTAGCAAATCTGGCTCATCCATTTCCTTTAATCTTCCCATGTGGGGCTCTCTCCCAGACTCATCCccactcccactcctcctccttctagcACCCGCAACCACCCTCTCATCAATACCCTTGTCCCCGTCCTTGGTCAATCCCGAGGCGTGGAGCCAGACATCAAGATCCCATTCACATCACACTCAAAAACTCATCTCTTTCCATCCCAATCCCCATACTCACTGCCCCTAAACAGCCGTAGGGGACTCAGACCCATCATTTCTCACCTCCTAGCCGAAGACCTATTGCCTTCTGCAGACTTCCTTATAACTCACACACTctcaccaccaaaacaaacaagcaaaaacgaGCCCTCAGGCCTTCCGTCTGGTCCATACTCTGCCTGATGGACACAGCAGTCGTCTCGTGCACCCCTTGTTCAAGTTCTCACTCTGGCTGGTCCTCCGTCCTGCTGCCACAAGCACACGTTTCTGTCCTAGACCTTGAGGGTCTCCTTCTCCATTCCCTTACACCAAGATGCTCAAGACTGTTCTGTTTTAACCTGGACTGACCCAGACACCCAGGAGTCCACTCAACTTGCATGGACAGTCCTTCCTCGGGGCTTTGGAGATGGCTCCCACCTTTTCAGACAAGCTTTGGCCCAAGACCTCCCACCTATCCTTGTCACCGTCACTCCTCTTGCAATACCTGCATGGCCTTCTTCTCTGCAGTCCCTCCCTAGACCACAGTAAAGCCCACACGGCCAAGTTACTAAACGTCTTGGCCTCACGTGGACGTCGTGTCTCCCCCTCTGAGGTCAGCTCTCTCTTCCCATAGCCACTTACTTGGGTTTCAGCCAACCCCGTCCCACAAGGCCATTACAATGGATCAGAACCCCTCATTTCCTACCCTCTTGTTCCCACTATCAAGACTGGAATACTCTCATTTCTGGATCAACAGGATACTTTAGAGCAGCACTCTTTCCCTTCAGATCTCACTGATGAGACCCCCACTCTAACCTTCAAAacctcctccccctctcttcACTGCACCCCCAGCAGGACCCCTCACCTACAGCTCAGACGGACACAAGCCTCCGACTTCGCCCAGTACCAGAACCACCCAAAGACCACATCGTCCAGAGGACTgactccctctccccttctcgtGACATCAATTTCCTCTCATGGACAGAGCTGGCCGCTGACCCAGGTCTTCCAAGGCCTGTCAATCCCGCTCTCCTCTTCCAGTTTTTTCAGGACTTAGTTTTTCaggaaagataaaacaaaacataccAACTTCACAGAATCCAACAGCTAAGCCTAAACTCAGGTTCTCTGGCAATTCCCTCCCGACCCCTCCCACCAGCCTGTGGAACCCTGCCCTTGCTTGGGTCTCACCCCTCTGGGACCCCTCATGCCATTCTCCGCCTGGCCTTGGTGTTACCGTGTGTTTTCAGATTCTTACAGGAAACCATCATGGAAAGAACCAGCACCTTCACCAACCAAGCGGTCCTAAGATGCTTTGGAAGAATTACTCACCTGACAGCAAAACCTTCCTTTAGGTCCTGCCTCCATCCCTGTCACCTCTCCTATGCTGGCAGGAAGTAGCCCCCAGAAGAAGAGAGCTCCCCCCATAAGCCAGCCTAGACCCCAATATCAAAACAAGAAGGGAGGAGTGCTAGCACAGCTGCAGCCATCTTCCTTCCCCACCCACTTTATGACAAAGTGGCTCCAGATAAGACCTACCCGCCTGCAACCTGGACACACGCTGGTCTCTCCCGGTCTCACTGAGAGATAGGAGACAAAGTACTGCCCCTGAGATGGGGACACACTGGttccctgttctctccttgagaagatAAAGGGACCTGCTGGTTTCCCTGCTGCCCTCTGGGAGACAGGAAGGCTGCCTGTCTCTGTCCCCAGGAAACAAGACCAGGGATGCTCACTAGGCCAGTCAGGACAGCCCTCCCCTGGGCAGGGCCAGCACTGCAGCCTGTAAAAGGCCACATTCCAGGGGAGTGGCTGCGCTCTCCTGCTGCTCTGCTGTCCCTCTCTTGGTGCAGAGCAGCTTGTCAGGCTCCTGACAATAACTGGCTTCCTGTCCCAGGTGTGTGGGATCAGCCTGCGCCACTTTCCTTTCACTCATAACACCAGAGGAAACAAATTCTTAGATTTTCCGAGGGCAAATTGCTGATGAAGTTGAAAATAATGGTTTCAGGAAGACTAAGGTGTTTAAGAGGCCAGGCCCAATGATGCACACTGTAACCTctgcagcttgggagactgaagcaggaggattgcaaggtggaggccagcctgggcaatttagtgagaccctatctcaagatttaaaattaaaaaaaaaaagggctgcggagctgggcacagtggtgcatgcttataatcccagtggctcaggagactgagacaggaggatcacaggttcaaagccagcctcagcaatggtgtagcactaagcaacttggtgagaacctgtctctaaataaaatacaaaataggactggggatgtggctcagtgttcaagtgcctgagttcaatccctggtatccccccaaaaaaataggggtagggatatagttcagtagtataGTACCTCTTGGTTCTacccccagtgccaaaaaagagGTGAATAAATGAAGGATAGGAATCTGCAGCCAGGGAGAGAATTTAGAGCTGACTCTCCTGAGAACCTGTCATTGGGAAGTCGAGGTGAGTCAGAATGGAGTGGCCTTTGAGGGCCCATTTGGGGCCAGAGTTAGAATGTCACTGTGGACGTTGCCATCACAGGCTGAGTCAGGTGGAGAGACGTGAGAGCAGGGCGCTGACTCCGTCATGGTGGCGGAGAGGCCCAGTAGCCTGGCTGGTGATGCCAAGCAGCACAATAGTGAATATCTCCATCTGCCAGGGGCGAGTAGATGCCAAGTGACAGGAAATGAAAGAGCTGAAGATGTTGCCCCCCTCTTTTGAGTAAGAAGCAGCACAGGAAGTGGTGACCAGAGTCGGCCCTGTGTCACCAATCTCTGGTGACAATAGGAAGTCCTTCCAGTTGTCCAGGGGGCCAAGCAAAGACTTAGTGCTGAACAGATCAGTTGAGGACCCTCCCTAGTGGCACTATGAGCTCTGATGAGGGAGATGCTTAGAGACCCCAGCCCGGGCTCAGCTCTAAACTCCTCTTGCAGCAGGAGGGGACAGATGGACTGGGGTCAGAACCAAAGGGCAAGGGTACACTTGCTCAGAAGGGACCAACTGCTCAGACATCCAGCCAAGACCTGCACAAGCCCACGAGCCACACAGACCAGACCGTGGCCCAGTAGGCACAATgccaccagaaagcagagttgtcaCAAGACAACTGGGGAAGCAGGACATTAAGACCTGCACCCACCCCATAAGCTTGGTAAGACCAGTTCCGGTTAGGACCTGTGGTGGGCCAGGATGACAGGATGCTCATCAGCACAGCACTATGACGTCAGAGGAACTGTAGCTCTTCTCCCAGCGGTTGTGCCTAGACACCTGTGGACAGAAGCATGCGCAGCAGAAGTCTGCCAACCTGATGGACTGTCCGTCCAGAGCCGGAAGATCTTTGCCATACTTTTACTACATTTGGGGCCTTGCTTGTCTTTTGTGAGAACACCAGCTGGGAAGACAACTCCAATCTCTGGTGACAATAGGAAGTCCTTCCAGTTGTCCAAGGAGACAGGGGACGTTGCTTGGCCCATGTGGGTGATGAAAGCGGATAGAGAGGCTGGTTTGGGGAGTATTTCAGAAGAGGAATTGGAATGGGTTCAGGACCAGCTAGCAGGCCGCTGAGAGAGGAAGGGTTGACTCAGGGTGGAGGAGGGCTTGGATTTGGTGTGTGACCCTgcctgtggctctcagcagtccTCAATCCAGGTCTCATTTCCCAAGGGTCCCAGCACCTTCAGCTGACCTGTCCCCGAGTTAGTGACAGGTGTTCCTGGCACTCCAATCCTCTGCCCTGCCAAGCAGCCTTGGACAAACAGCTCTCCACAAGTCTGCTGGATGTGTGTGAGGGTCTTTCTGGTTGTGGAGGGGAGTGGCCCATGAGATATGCTCCTGTAGTggcacctcctcctccacagaaaatcttcaccataattgattttaggactatcaaCAGCAGTCTCTATAGAAGAGTTCAATGTAGgtaaactttctattttcctgttgctgtattttacttggccactggcctggaagaaatcagcactccaggtgattaacacccctttactagtttttcacaaacatttatccagaatagtagtttgtagaagtgtgcTTGCAAatgcaaagatttaaaaaaaaaaaaaaaaacagacagaccctttaacaaggcctctggccttgagctgggcttcacagagatgttgaCATTTCTAAGAGAAGTTACCATCTGGGCTCtgtggtaacagctggcagggggaagaATGAAAGGGGAGAAGCACCTCCCCCCTTTCTCAGGTGCTGCTCTTGAAGGGTCAAcctgcccagaacagtgaaagaaaaagccgtttttatgtgaacttctgagcccctccctgtACGTGCTGGGTTTtaagttctgaaactacctgaactcggggttcaggggattaattgattacaacaaaagctgtgccctctgggcctggctgcagccaaataaaactgtttcctgctgtcttcaggCCCTACCTTGTCTGTCCCTTCCACAGTCCTATATTCCAGATTGTTCTGTCTGCTTCAACCTATGCCCCACATGTAGTGCCCCTTAAAGCTTCCTGTGTCTTACCTCGGAGAAAACCATCTAGTTTTGGCCATTTGGGTCTGCACTCACCACCTCGTATGCTTTCCTGCTAACCTGCCAGGACTGAACTGTGGGGCCAGGGTTGCCCACTCCCTCCACTGAGGTTTCCCTGCTAAGCTACAGGACAGTGCTCTGAGAGTATAGGCACCCAGCAGGGTCTTGCCAGAGCCTGTGCACTGGACAGCAGACAGCGCCCCTTCCCAGAGCCAGGCTGCAGGCTCATGGCCTGCCTCCAGGACTGGAGACTCCCTCTTGGCCAAACATGCCGCACAAGACACCTACTAATACTGATACCTGGGGGTCCCTGAATGTCCCAGGATGGCATGGCTAAAGCAGCAGCCTCAGCAAGGCACCACTGTGGATATTATATCAGATTGGGAAGGGACACGTCTTGCCTGAAGCTGCACAGCCAGGAAGTGTGGGGTCCAGAACTGAGCTGGAGATGGGCAGGGCTCCTTCTCTGAACCTCCTCCCTGTCTTTGTAGGATAAGCATGGGGCAgccccacccctgctcccagaGCTGAGCCCAGACTTCAGGAGGGTCTGAGGTGGGCCCAAGGGTTCAGTCCTGGAGGGCTGTAGGCATAGTGACAGCCTGGGACAGCAGGCCACACGCTGAGTCAGTGACTTTATTAATAGTCTCCGATGCTGGTGAACTGTGGTCTCTGACCACCTTCCAGGAGCAGGCACCCATTCACCTGTGTTCCTGGGTCGCAGAGAGGTGCACCAGACCAAGGTGCCCCACCTGGCTGCTGGGTCTAGCTGGTCAGAACCTTCGCCCCTCCCTTTCCTGCCTCCATCTGGCCTGGGGACAAGACCCAGCCCTTTCCTCAGGGTCTCCTTAACCCCAGGAGCCCCGCCACTACTCCTTGCCCAGGCTCTTCTCTAGCGACTGGGGTCCTGACTCTGCTTGCCGCAGGGAAAGGGTGGcaggggggaggaaggaggaaacagAGGAGGGCTACGAGAGAAGAAGCGAGGCCCCTTACTCGGGGTAGGAGAGGCTGAGGGCTCGCcaagggaggaaaggaggcaaCAGTGAGGCTCAACTGGAAAGTGGCATCTGGAAAGGAAGAGTGGGAAAGGAAAGGCGGGCCGTGGGCAGTGTGAGGGCGGTGAGCTAGCTACCCAAGGGGCCAGGGTGGGAATGAGCCACCGCCCTCAGGGACCGGCGTGGCGGTCCCCTGTGCGCTAGCTGCTGCTCGGCCGTGGATGCGCTGGTGGCGCAATACGTGCTCCCGGCGCCCGAAGCCCTTGCCGCACTCCCAGCAGGCAAAGGGACGCGCGCCCGAGTGCGTCTTGCGGTGGCGCACGAGGTGCTCACGCCAGTAGAAGGTCTTGCCGCACTCGCAGCATGCGTGTGGCTTCTCTCGCGCGGGCAGTGGGCGCAGGGCCGGGCCCGGGCCGCCAGGGTGCGTGCCGCGATGTCGCCGCAGGTGCTCCTTGCGCCGGAAGGCCTTGCCGCACTCGGGACAGGCGTGCGGCTTCTCACTGGAGTGGCTCTGCCGGTGGCGCTGCAGATGGGCCGGCTTCAGGGGCGTCTTGCCGCACTCCGGGCAGGACGCGGCGCCTGGCGCTGCCAAGAAGACAGGTAGGCCGGGTGCTGGAGGTGCTGGCGGTGGGCTGCCCGGCTCCTGCTTGTAGGGGCGCACGACCCGGGTGTCCCCTGCTGCTGGCGGCACCTCAGTCCCAGGCACTGCATCTCCTGCTGGAAAGGCACAGGGTCAGGGGCCCGCTGTGGGCTGCGATCGGGGCGGGCGGGGCAGGCAGACTTAGTACCAGTGTCTGCGGGTCTGGAAAAAGGCTGGTGCGCAGCCAGGCCTAGGTAAATACTCAGTGGACAGGTGGACTGCGTGAGGGACACGGGCGTGTGGGTGGGAAGGGGAGACAGGACGAACACCGGTGGAATGacaggtgggggagggaggaacaAGCATACAGAGGGATATGCCGCGCGGGGGTGGCCACACGATGAAGCTGCAGCAGCGGCAGGAAGGTACCAGGAAGACACGCCAATGGCTGGGTGGAGATAGGATGGGAGGTGTTGGGGTGACTAAGAACTAAGCTAGACGTCAGATGAGCGCCTATGCCTTCCTCCAGGTTCCCCATCTGCTTTTCCTGTTTTACGTTGTGAGCTCAGCTTGACCCTCCTGCCTGGTCTCCAGCACTGGTTCCGCCCAGACCACCAGTCTCTTTTCCTCAGGTGGACGTCTTTCTCGGTCCCTTCTCCAAAAGGGCTGCACAGTGGTGAGCTCTCCTTGCCCTAAAGACTGCACTCCCATCCAAGGCAGTAGGCCCAGAGCGCCACACCCTGACACAATGACTGTGGGAGATGGGGCGGGCTCCACTGGAGGGGACCTGCTGAGGGCTGGGTGCACAGGCTTTGGAATGGGCTGCCAGCACTGCTCTCCAGACAGCCCTTTCTAGCACCTGGTGCCCCACTATCAGTAGCCACAAAACACAGAGAGCAAGACCTTCTCTCCAGGGGCTGCTGAGGGCTTTGGACAGAGGCAGCACTCACTACAGCCGGTGCTTCTCACCGACTGCTCCTGTGGCCTGCCCTCCTAAGTCTGACGCCATCTACCGCCAGCTCCCCAAGGGCAGAGACATGCCAGAGTCATCTCTGGTTCTGGTGCCATGGCCCTTCACTGAACAAGGGGATGACAGTAGGGGCCAAGGGAGAGAAGGGACCCCTAGTGCTGGGGGCCAGGAGAATGCAGGGAAGAGCCACTGCTCACCTAAAGGCACCATCCCTCTATCTTCCTTTCCGACACTGACCCTGGAGCCTTCTGCCGTGTCCTGAGATACCCTCACTGCTGTTGAATGATTTGGGGAGATGGCTGGTCCCTGAAACGAGAGATACCACATTCCAGATTGAGAGACCGGGTCGCAGCCTGCACCTCCCTTCCCTCATCCACTTCAACCAGTCATCGGACTGGTTTGCTCCAGGCAAACCCAAAGCTGTGCTGGAGAAGCTCCCCTGGCCTTTGGAAACCAGTGTCAGGGAGCTGTGTGGGAGGTGTGTCCTCCGCCCAGTCAACCCTTAGCCAGGCCACCTGCCTAGCCACTCTCACATTGATGACCCACACAAACTGGGCTTCAGTGTTTCTTTAAGCCCCTAAACTTGGGGTGATTTTTTCCATAGCATCAGATAACTAATTCACACACCTGTTGTAAATCTCACTGTGGCTTCTTGCTGTCCTTTGGATAAACTGCAGAACCTATAAGCTACTTttaactcaggaaaaaaaatgaagtgagtTCAGAACCAGGGCTTCTCTCAGCACAAATGGTGGATAGCTCCTGAGTAGATGGTACCAGCCAAGAGCCCAAAGGCCAAAGAAGAGCTTTGGATTGTCTGTTTTAGGTTCTCTGCGCCATGGTTGCCATTCCTCAAACCCTGCCCCAGATGACTGCAGTTCTTCTGGGCTGAAGGAGTTGGCCCAGGTCCACACCCACCACACCCCTTCACTTGAACTCTGCTTGGAACATGAGCCTTTCCCACCTCAATCACCAGTCCCTGGGGACACTGGCCAAGCTGATGGCCCCACTCTGGGAGGACTCCAGCCTTTCTGGAAATGTCTGGTGTTGGGAGATGGGGAACTGACTCCTGACCACTCAAGCAGCTCCAGCGGTTATGGGCCGCAGACCATCCCTTGGAGATGGCTCTGGCCTTTGCCACACGCTCTAGCTCCATCCTGCTCAGGCCCATCCTTGAACCCTAGATTCAGGTCACAAAGTCTGAGCTTTATGGAGATTTCCTCAGGATGAATATCTGTGCATCTGATTAAACCCGGCTTGGCTTCAACATGCCAGTTTACCAGGTGCTGGCTCACATCCTATTTGGGATGCTTGTGTCTTTTCCCTGAGATGGGCCTACACCTGGCTTTTCTTGGGCGGTCCTTGTATGGCTAGGCCAGTTGGGGGGAGGTTTGGCAGCCCTGCACAGTGGGCTGGGTGCGGTCCCACCTTCTCTGTGTTCTCAAGTAGTTTATGAGCCATTCCTTGAAGGGCTGGCAGCACAGAACTGCTGGGgcctgatgcttttttttttttttttttgtactggggattaaaccactgagttacatctctggcacattttatgttttgagatagggtctcactaagttctcaaggctggccttgaacttgagatcctcctgacttagcctctcaagacactgggattacaggagcgcACCACCACAGGGGAAGCTGGCTTGACACCTTTCGTGGAGGTCTTTGATAAATATCTGATTCACCTCCTCTGGCTTTTGGACTGCAGACGTGTGCTTCCTCATGAGCACATCTTGGTGATTTGGATTTCCCAGAAATTGTGTGTACTTCTTCTGGGTGCATAGAGCTGTTCTCACCAATTTGCTGATGGTCTGTTACAACTTTATTCTTCCCAAGTACAAGTCTGGGGCTTTCTGGTCAcacatttctgtttctctctaCCTCCTGCCTGACCTGTGGATCCAGgatcccctcctttcctttcctttcctgggtTTCTGTAGTGCTCCAGGGCTCTGCCTGAGGCCCTTCCCCCAACCCCCTGCTTCCGGCCACCCACCAGTCTTCCTCTGGGTTGGGTAGGCTGGCTAGTGCCCTGCCcccatgtctcaaaataatcCTCTTTAGCTATTGTGTGCTGAGACCAGCTGCTGGGTGACTACATCTGAGCTCTCTGGGCAGATCAGATTCACTCTCAACAGAAGTGGGGAAAGCAGATTATGCTGGGGCTTCCCCATGTCAAACTGTGTACTTCCAGGAAGCGCAAAGATTATTCATTCCCCCAAAGCAAGCATTTTCTTAGTAACTTCTATGTGCCAGGGACACATCAGTGAACAAGATGAGGCTCCTATCTGAGAAAGGCTGAATCTACAATCTGGCTAGGGCTGAACAcgccatcaaaaaaataaaattaaaggatctggggatgt is a window of Ictidomys tridecemlineatus isolate mIctTri1 chromosome 15, mIctTri1.hap1, whole genome shotgun sequence DNA encoding:
- the Znf444 gene encoding zinc finger protein 444 isoform X2, with the translated sequence MEVPVPQHLPVKQEGGVAEALTLDSPWHRFRHFHLGDAPGPREALGLLRALCRDWLQPEVHTKEQMLELLVLEQFLSALPADTQAWVCSRRPQSGEEAVALLEELWGPAISPNHSTAVRVSQDTAEGSRVSVGKEDRGMVPLGDAVPGTEVPPAAGDTRVVRPYKQEPGSPPPAPPAPGLPVFLAAPGAASCPECGKTPLKPAHLQRHRQSHSSEKPHACPECGKAFRRKEHLRRHRGTHPGGPGPALRPLPAREKPHACCECGKTFYWREHLVRHRKTHSGARPFACWECGKGFGRREHVLRHQRIHGRAAASAQGTATPVPEGGGSFPPWPLG
- the Znf444 gene encoding zinc finger protein 444 isoform X4, translating into MESGGVTIALSSAQHLTGTSIDLSYPWPEETGAATPNPEGPMEVPVPQHLPVKQEGGVAEALTLDSPWHRFRHFHLGDAPGPREALGLLRALCRDWLQPEVHTKEQMLELLVLEQFLSALPADTQAWVCSRRPQSGEEAVALLEELWGPAISPNHSTAVRVSQDTAEGSRVSVGKEDRGMVPLAGDAVPGTEVPPAAGDTRVVRPYKQEPGSPPPAPPAPGLPVFLAAPGAASCPECGKTPLKPAHLQRHRQSHSSEKPHACPECGKAFRRKEHLRRHRGTHPGGPGPALRPLPAREKPHACCECGKTFYWREHLVRHRKTHSGARPFACWECGKGFGRREHVLRHQRIHGRAAASAQGTATPVPEGGGSFPPWPLG
- the Znf444 gene encoding zinc finger protein 444 isoform X3, with product MESGELCAHVREGGVTIALSSAQHLTGTSIDLSYPWPEETGAATPNPEGPMEVPVPQHLPVKQEGGVAEALTLDSPWHRFRHFHLGDAPGPREALGLLRALCRDWLQPEVHTKEQMLELLVLEQFLSALPADTQAWVCSRRPQSGEEAVALLEELWGPAISPNHSTAVRVSQDTAEGSRVSVGKEDRGMVPLAGDAVPGTEVPPAAGDTRVVRPYKQEPGSPPPAPPAPGLPVFLAAPGAASCPECGKTPLKPAHLQRHRQSHSSEKPHACPECGKAFRRKEHLRRHRGTHPGGPGPALRPLPAREKPHACCECGKTFYWREHLVRHRKTHSGARPFACWECGKGFGRREHVLRHQRIHGRAAASAQGTATPVPEGGGSFPPWPLG
- the Znf444 gene encoding zinc finger protein 444 isoform X5, translating into MESGELCAHVREAQHLTGTSIDLSYPWPEETGAATPNPEGPMEVPVPQHLPVKQEGGVAEALTLDSPWHRFRHFHLGDAPGPREALGLLRALCRDWLQPEVHTKEQMLELLVLEQFLSALPADTQAWVCSRRPQSGEEAVALLEELWGPAISPNHSTAVRVSQDTAEGSRVSVGKEDRGMVPLAGDAVPGTEVPPAAGDTRVVRPYKQEPGSPPPAPPAPGLPVFLAAPGAASCPECGKTPLKPAHLQRHRQSHSSEKPHACPECGKAFRRKEHLRRHRGTHPGGPGPALRPLPAREKPHACCECGKTFYWREHLVRHRKTHSGARPFACWECGKGFGRREHVLRHQRIHGRAAASAQGTATPVPEGGGSFPPWPLG
- the Znf444 gene encoding zinc finger protein 444 isoform X1 translates to MEVPVPQHLPVKQEGGVAEALTLDSPWHRFRHFHLGDAPGPREALGLLRALCRDWLQPEVHTKEQMLELLVLEQFLSALPADTQAWVCSRRPQSGEEAVALLEELWGPAISPNHSTAVRVSQDTAEGSRVSVGKEDRGMVPLAGDAVPGTEVPPAAGDTRVVRPYKQEPGSPPPAPPAPGLPVFLAAPGAASCPECGKTPLKPAHLQRHRQSHSSEKPHACPECGKAFRRKEHLRRHRGTHPGGPGPALRPLPAREKPHACCECGKTFYWREHLVRHRKTHSGARPFACWECGKGFGRREHVLRHQRIHGRAAASAQGTATPVPEGGGSFPPWPLG
- the Znf444 gene encoding zinc finger protein 444 isoform X6, which gives rise to MESAQHLTGTSIDLSYPWPEETGAATPNPEGPMEVPVPQHLPVKQEGGVAEALTLDSPWHRFRHFHLGDAPGPREALGLLRALCRDWLQPEVHTKEQMLELLVLEQFLSALPADTQAWVCSRRPQSGEEAVALLEELWGPAISPNHSTAVRVSQDTAEGSRVSVGKEDRGMVPLAGDAVPGTEVPPAAGDTRVVRPYKQEPGSPPPAPPAPGLPVFLAAPGAASCPECGKTPLKPAHLQRHRQSHSSEKPHACPECGKAFRRKEHLRRHRGTHPGGPGPALRPLPAREKPHACCECGKTFYWREHLVRHRKTHSGARPFACWECGKGFGRREHVLRHQRIHGRAAASAQGTATPVPEGGGSFPPWPLG